GACAATGGCGTGGTGCCCGGTTGGTGCTGGTCGCAAAGCGAGCGTTGCCGCGGCCGCCCTGACCGCCATGAAGGAGTTTGTGGGTCTGATTGGGTTGGATCATGTCGACCAGCAGTTCGTCTGTTTCAGCATCGTAGACCAATGTGCCGGGGGGAACATGGATCGTCAAGTCGTCACCGCTTTTGCCGTGCATGTTCTTGCCCATGCCGTGCATGCCATTGTTGGCTTTGTAATGGGCGTTGTAGCGGAAATCGAGCAGGGTTGTCAGACTGGAGTCGGTATGTAGATAGACGTCGCCACCGTTGCCGCCGTCGCCGCCGTCGGGACCCCCGCGAGGAATGAATTTTTCTCGCCGAAACGACATGCAGCCACGGCCGCCGTCGCCGGATTTGACGTGAATTTTAACTTGATCAACGAAACGCATGATCGGGTACTGTTCTTTCTGGCGATCACAGATGTAACACGGTGATCGCATGAATTTTATGGTGTTGTGTGCTGCGAGGTTCTTGCTCTGGCAAAAACCTCCTCCAATCTACCATAAAAAAACCCGAAGTTCTCAACGCTGAACTCCGGGTCTTTAGTTGTGTGTTGCTCGCGCGACTAGTTGGCGTAGACAGAAATTTTCTGACGCTTTTTGTCTTTGCGTTCAAACGTGACAACGCCGTCGATCAGGGCGAACAGGGTGTAATCCTTGCCGCAACCAACATTGTTGCCTGGGTGGAACGTGGTGCCACGCTGACGTACCAGAATGGAACCGGCTGTCACTTCTTGACCACCGAATCGCTTGACGCCAAGGCGTTTACCCGCGCTGTCGCGACCGTTCTTGGAACTGCCGCCCGCTTTTTTGTGAGCCATGAGTAGCCTCCTTAAGCCTCAATGCCTGTAATCATCAGACGAGTGATGGGTTGACGGTGTCCATAGGTCTTGCGAAAGCCCTGACGACGCTTGGATTTAAAGACGAGGACTTTTTTGTCCTTGCCCTGCTCGACAATGCGAGCTGTGACCTTTGCGCCTGGCAATAGAGGTGCTCCGATTTTTACCTCTTCTCCGCCGACCATGAGGACCTCGCTCAGTTCGATGGTTTCACCAACGGAACCGGCGATTTTTTCAATTTTGACTGTGTCACCTTCGGATACTTTGTATTGCTTTCCTCCGGTCTTGATCACCGCATACATGTACTTCACCTCGTTTCTCTGTGTTTTTGTACTTCAGTAACGGCGCACTGTACCTTTCGACCGAAACGCTGTCAAGGAGATTTTTTCTTTTACTCCGCTGATGCTGACAGGGCATCAAACTGCATGAACTTGGCATCGGCACGGGCCATCAGACAGTCGCCATGATGCAGCTGAGCCTCAACGCGATACACCGGAGCCAGGCGTTGGGTGATACGGGCTGAAAGGTGCAATGGCGCTTCAGCCGGAACCGGGTGAAGAAAGCGCACCTTCAGCTCGCCGGTGACGGCTTTGATGTGGTGGGCAAACAGGCAATGGGTCATGGCGCTGTCGAGCAGAGAGCAGATAATGCCGCCGTGGAGCAGGCTATGATAGCCCTGCAGCCACGGCGAACCACGGAATGATGTCTGGACACCACCCTGGCCATCGTCAGTAAAGGCAAGTTTTAATGACAGTGGATTGCGCTCTCCACACATGATGCAGTGCTGATGCCCGTGTCCTTCACCGGTGGCCGAGGCCAGATCAATGGTCACAGAGATTGATCCCGGTAGTCAGGCTGCCGTTGAGATGTTGCTCGACCAGAACCTGGGGCAATTCCGCAGGTGCACCGGTAATAACCTGAATGCCGTGACTGTCAAACAATTGCTTGGCACGTTGCCCCATACCGCCGGCAATAATCAGGGTGACCTGTTTTTCCGCCAACCATTGTGGCAGGACACCCGGCTCGTGAGGCGGCGGAGTGACAAATTCCGGCGAGCCGACAGAGGAATTCTCATCGACATCGACGAGAGCGAATTGTTCACAGTGGCCGAAGTGGGGGGTCAACTTGCCTTCGGCAGTGGGGATGGCGACTTTCATGAATAGACTCCTGTTTCTTTTGTTTGGGTTGGTGATTCATCCAGGGTGATTTGAACTTTGAGCTTGGCCCACAGGTCGCGGATGGCCATCGCGGCGATGCTGTCCTGCTGACGAACGACGGGCTGCGCTTTGAGCTGTGAGTTAACCATTTGGCGGTCAAACGGAATTAAACCGAGACACGCGATATTACGGCGTGCTGCCTGCTCTTTAATTTGACGGGTCATGTCCGGATTGACATCCCAACGGTTGATGCACAGGCTGCCGGGAATGGCAAAGTGTTCCAACAGATCAATGATTCGTTGTAGATCGTGAAGACCCGACAGGGTTGGTTCCGTGACAATCAACACGTGATCGGCTCCGGTGATCGAGGCAATGACCGGACAGCCGAGACCTGGAGGACCATCCACCAGAACCAGAGGCGCTTGCTGTTCCTGCGCCCAGTTTCGTGCCTGCTGGCGAACCAGACTGACGAGTTTTCCGGAATTTTCCGCACCGACATCAAGACGGGCATGGACCATGGCGCCTTCCATCGTCTGAGATTGATACCATTCTCCGCAGCGACGCGGGACCATGGTGATTGCCTGCTGAGGGCAGAACCGGGCACAGACGCCACACCCTTCGCATCCGGAAGGCCGAATGGTGTAGGGGGGCAGCGGGGTGATGCCGTCAAACCGACATAGCCTCTGGCACTCACCGCATTGGGTGCACTGCGCCTCGTCGATGACGGCGATGGACCCGCTGATAAATTCATGGCAGTGCTCAATGCGTGGCGACAGCAATAGGTGCAGGTTCGCCGCATCAACGTCGCAATCGGCAATCAGGCAATGATCGGCCAACATCGCCAATGACGCGGTCAGGCTGGTCTTGCCGGTGCCGCCTTTGCCACTGACAACAATCAGTTCTTTCATGACAGGTTCTCCCGGTACAGGGTTTCGGCCTGGGCAAGGACCGTGATTAACTGTTCTTTCAGTCCGGGCAGGGCTTCAAGAAGGCTTTCACCGCGGGAGTAGGCGACGGCAACGCGTTTTTCATAGGGCAATTGCAAAAGAATGGGTATTTTTTCGCGGCGGCAAAAATCCACAATGCACCGGTCACCGAGGTCGCTGCGATTGACGATGACAGCTAGCGGGCGCTGAAGCTGGCGTACGGTCTCAACCGCAATTTCAAGATCGTGCAAACCGAACGGCGTTGGTTCCGTGACCAGCACGACAACGTCGGCATCCTGAATGGTCGTGATCAGAGGGCAGGAGGTACCCGGCGGACAATCAAGGATGATTTGATTTTCCAGGTGCTGATTTTTTTTCAATGCGCGGATCAGCGGCGGTGACATGGCTTGACCGACATCGAGCAGGCCGCTGTAAAGATCAATGTGGCCATGGCGGCTTTTATGAATAACGCCGATGCGTTGTTTCTGCTCACTGATGGCATGCTCGGGGCAAATCATCTGGCAGCCACCACAGCTGTGACATAGGCCTTCAAATAGAAGCGTCTCGGTTGGCAGGCAGGCCAGTGCATTGAAGGTGCAAAATTCTCCGCAGGCGCCACAGTGCGTGCACAGCTCGTCATCAATGCGCGGCACGGGGATGGTGACAATTTCACACTCCCGTGGGCTGTCTCCTAAAAAAAGATGACTGTTGGGCTCTTCGACATCACAATCGAGTAATTGAACCGGCTCCTGACAGGCCTGGGCAAGAGCCACGGCCAGAGTGGTTTTCCCTGTCCCTCCTTTGCCGGAGGCGATGGCCAGTTTCATACTTCACCCCAGTGACCTTCGACTGTGGCCGCTTCCGTAGCGGTCAGAGTGCCGTTTTTGACGGCTTCAAGGGCATCCGAAATAGTTGTGTCTTTGGTGGGGTAGACGGTAATAGCAGAGCGATTGAGCAAGGCAAAGGCTTTAGGCCCGCATTGCCCGGTCACCACGGCGTTGACGTTGTTCTGAATCAGTCGCGTGGCACTTTGAATCCCTGCACCTTGTGCCGATTGGCGATTCTGGGTGTTTTCAATCACCTCAATGGTTTCCTGTTCAGTATCGACGATCAGAAAGCGTTCACTGCGACCGAAGCGGGTATCTACCCGTGCATTGAGATCCGTTCCCTGGGTGCTGAAAGCTATTTTCATGGATGATCTGTCATCACGGCGGCCAAGGACCGCCGTGATGCCTTGTTGGGCTGAAGTTGAGAGATCAGTTGCGAGGACGACTGAGTTCTTCCAGGGTTTGGCTCATGGCATTGAGCTGTTGCTGCATTTGGTTCATCTGTTGACGCAGATCTGTATCCTCCTCGTCAAGGCGACGAATTCCCTGGCGCATCATTCCCTGACGACCCATGCCCCGACCGGACATCCCATTTCGTTGTCCCCGGCCGCAACGACCGGTACCTCGCCCTGTGCGGGGCCCTTCACCTAAAGGTCCTGTTCCGTTTTGATTCGGCATGATTTGACTCCTTTGTAAATTATTTGGGGGGCGCGTTCAGGTTCATCCTGCGCTGCCGTCCCCGTCTCTGCCGTCCGGCACCGCCGCATCCCGGCATCGGGAAATGCTGTTCCAGGGGCAGATGGTTGCGCCATCCGTCAATAACGGCATGGCAAGGTCCGGCGATAAACCGGTGTACGGTAATGCCGTAACCGTTCGCCGCATAATAGCTGCCACAAGTCATCGCGCCGCAGATCAGCGTTGTGACCTGATGCTCTTTGAGAAACCACAGCTTCTCAAGAGCGGAACCTTCGGGAAGGGTCAATTGCTGCCAGGGCAGATCACACAGTTCATCAACAACGATCAGCTGACTGGCAACGTCAAATACCGGCGCAATGCGGTCATTCCAAATGGTCAATCCTGCAGTAGCCACAGGTAGCTCCTTCCCGCGAGATTCCAGAGTGCTGGAGAGCATAAAAGCAAGGGGGGTGCCAGCCTAACGTTTGTGGGTGTTTTATCTTGTTAACTTGCTGATATTAAAGATGATTTTTTGCGTATATGGTCGCGAGGTGGACGTACAATTTTACCGGATTGTGTCGCTTTTGTGCGTCGGTGTCTGTCGGGTATTTTGCGCTAGTGCGACGGTGTGGTGTTGCGACCATCGTGGTCAGGCAGGGCGATGTGCAGAGTACTGATCTTTCGGTAAAGCGTCGCTTTGTGGATGTTCAGCTCACGGGCCGTAGCAGCACGGTTGAACTGATTACGTTTCAGAGCGGCGAGAATGACCTGACGTTCGTGCTGTTGGCGGCTGGCGCGGATGGCCTGGGCTCCGCTGTCCGCTGCACCCTGTTGCAGCGTTGTCGGCAGGCAGGGCAGGTCGATCGCGCTGCTCCGACACAGTACAAAGGCCCGTTCGACAACATTTTCGAGTTCGCGAACATTGCCCGGCCAGTGATGGGCCATTAACGCACTGAGGGCTGCTGGCGTGACCGAGGTGATGTTTTTATGTTGCAACTGATTGAAGCGCTGGATGAAGTGGTCAACCAGCAGAGGCAGATCTTCCATGCGCTGTCGCAGGGGCGGCAAGTCAATCTGGACCACCTGAATGCGGTAGAACAGGTCGCGGCGGAATTCTCCTTTTTCCACCATTTCCTCAAGGTTGCGATTGGTAGCGGCAAGGATGCGGGCATGACAGGGTTCGCTGCGGTTGGAACCGAGCGGTTCGAACTGATGTTCTTGGAGGACGCGCAGCAGGCGGACTTGCAGGGCCGGGCTGATTTCACCGATTTCATCGAGAAACAGGCTGCCGCGGCCGGCGACGGCAAAACGCCCCGGCTTGTCGGCAATCGCACCGGTAAACGCGCCTTTTTTGTGGCCGAACAGTTCCGATTCGAGCAGGGTGTCGGGCAGGGCGCCGCAGTTGACGGCGACAAAAGGCTGATCCGCGCGTTCACTGAGGCTGTGGATCGCGCGGGCGACCAGTTCTTTACCGGTGCCGGTTTCGCCTTGAATCAAGACGGTACTGCTGCTGGCGGCCACGGCGGTAATCAGCTGGAAAATATCGTGCATCACCGGGCTGTGACTGACCAGATCACCGAGCTGACGCTGGCCACTAAGCTGTTTGCGCAGTGCTTCCACCTCACTGAGATCACGAAACGTTTCTGCCCCGCCAATGATGCGGCCGCGTTTGTCGCGTAATACGGCGGTGGAAATACTGATGGGGATACGTTCGCCGTCGGCATTGATCATGTAGCCGGTGCGGTTGATGATCGGTTTCCCGTCGGCCAGGGTTTGGCGCAGGGCGCAGTGGTTTTCGCACATGCTGGAGCGAAACACCTCGGAGCACAGCTGACCGATAGCCTGATCGCGCGGTGTGCCGGTGATCTCCTCGGCAGCGCGGTTAAACGAGGTGATGCGCCAGTCATTATCGACGGTAAACACCCCATCGCTGATGCTCTCGAGAATCGCCTCGGTGGAGGTGGTCAGGTTGTCCTCATCCTGTTTCGCCATCACGTCACCCGGTTAACCGGCACCGATCTCGAATTGCTCAATGTGAAAATTGGGCCGGGCGATAATGGTGATCTGTTTCTGGTAGTGCTGCTCCAGCTCGTCAATCACACCACTTTCCTCATCGTAGAGCAACGCGGCAACATCGGGATGCACCTGCAGGTTGACACGGTAGCCGGGCAGGTCACTCATCTCCCGTTTCAACTTGCGGAAAATCTCAAACACCATGGTGGTGCGGCTCTTGATGTAGCCGGTGCCTTCACAGTACGGACAGGGCTCGCATAGAGTGCGGCCAATGCTCTCGCGCACCCGTTTTCGAGTCATCTCAACCAGACCCAGTTCGGAGATTTTGAGGATATTGGTTTTGCTCTTGTCGCTCTTTAAGGCTTCTTCAAGGGCACTGTGCACCTGTTCGCGGTGGGCTTCCTTCTCCATATCAATAAAATCAATAATGATCAGGCCGCCGATGTTGCGCAGGCGCAGCTGATAGGCAATTTCGCGTACTGCTTCAAGGTTGGTTTTGAGAATGGTGTCTTCGAGGTTGCGCTTGCCGACAAAACGGCCGGTATTGACATCGACAGCGGTCAGCGCCTCGGTCTGCTCAATGATGATATAACCGCCACTTTTTAGCCAGACTTTGCGTCCCAGAGCGCGGGCGATCTCCACTTCGAGGCCGTAGGCATCAAACAGTGGCTCGTTTTTGTCGTGCAGCTCAATGGTATATTTTTGTTTCGGCATGTAGGTGCCGAGAAACTGCACAATTTTGTCATACTCGCTTTGCGAATCGACGACAATGTGGCGGATGTCTTCAGTGAGGATATCGCGGAGAACTTTGCTGGTCACATCAAGGTCCGAATGGATCAGGCAGGGAGCAATCGCCCCTTTTTGACGGGCATCAATATCCTTCCACAGTTCAGAAAGATAAAGCATATCGGCACGCAGATCATCTTCGCTTTTCCCCTCTGCGGCGGTTCGGACAATAAAACCGGTCCCCGGTGGCCGAATTTCTTCTACCGTGGAACGCAGACGTTCTTTCTCCTCTTCGTTTTCAATCCGTCGCGAGATGCCGATATGGTCAATGGTTGGCATATAGACCAGATGACGACCGGGCAGGGAGATGTGCGAGGTGATGCGTGCGCCTTTCGTGCCGAGAGGTTCTTTGGCGATCTGAGCGAGGATCTCCTGACCTTCCTGAAGCAAATCTTCGATGGGCGGCAGGGGGTTTTCTTCGATGTTCTCATCGCCGGGATCGGCGCTGGAACTGCGACCGTCCACATAATCAACCACGGCATCCATTTCATCAATCACATCAGCGACGTAAAGAAAACCGGCCTTCTCCAGACCGATATCAACAAAGGCCGCCTGCATGCCGGGCAGTACGCGGATCACTTTGCCTTTGTAAATATTGCCGACAATGCCTCGTTCGCAGCAGCGCTCAATATAGAGTTCGGCAATATGACCGTTCTCCTGCAAGGCAACGCGGGTTTCACGCGATGTTGTGTTGATGACCAGTTTCTTGGTCATGACAGACTCCTTTTATATGGAAAAAAATAAAATTCTTAATTGTGTGCGCTATTGTGCAAAAACATTGCGGTGCGCAGTCTAGTCTTCAAAAGACTCAGGAACCTCCATAGTGACCGCCGTTTTACAGATGCGCAGGCTACGGACCTCATGGTCGCCGAGGCCGAGCAGATGGGCGGCGATAGTGACCGGGCTGCCTTTACGCAGGGTCATGATCAGGGCATTTTGCTCCAGGCACAGGGCGTCGACATCGCCACGGATATCCACGTCGACCACTTTGCCGCCTTTGTCTCGTTGTACGATAACATGGTCGGCGTCCATAAATGGACCAATTTGTTCACTCACCCGCTGGCGGACGCTGTCATCAAGGGGCACGCGATAGTCGCTGGCAACAATACAGCTGCCTGGTGACGGCATACGCCAATGAACATTTTGCACCGAGGTCACGGCGAATCCGCTCGGTAGCTCGGCGGCCAGTTGCTGGCCAAGCTGGTCCGCGTCAACGGGCTGATAGAGTTCCACATCGACCACTTCGCTGATGCTTTCGACCCCGGTGGGCAGCGCGTCGGGAAACGAGATGCGGGGGTGAGGGTGAAATCCCTGGGAAAAACGCACCGGCGCATTTATGCGACGCAGTGCGCGCTGCAACACGGTCATGAATTCCAGATGACTGACAAAGCGGGCTTGGTCAGTCTTGTGCAGGCACAGGCGAATTTTAAAGCGCTCTTCCCCTTGAGAACTTTTTGCCTCGATCGCAGGGAATTGTGGCTGTTCTTTGGCATAGCGCATACGCAGCTGATCAAAATCGCACACACCGCAACCGCTGCATGGTCCGGTGCGGCAATCCGGGGTGTAGTGCTCGGCCAGGGCATTGCGGCGCTCCGCCAGGAAGAAACCTTTGTCGATGCCGCAGTCGATGTGGTCCCAGGGCAGAATTTCGTTTTCGTCACGCTGGCGCAGATAAAAATCACTGTCGATGCCGCAGTTAGCAAAGGCCTGTTGCCAGCGGGCGAACTGAAAATGATCGCGCCAGCCGTCAAAGCAACTGCCGAGTTCGACCGCTTTTTCCAAAACGGCACCAAGACGCCGGTCGCCACGGGCAAACACCCCTTCAAGATAGGACAGTTCAGCTTCATGCCATTTCAGGCGTAGCTTTTTACGCCTCAGTTCGTCGCGCAGGTAGTGCTGCCGTTCCACGGTTTCGGCGATGCTCAGTTGCGCTTCCCACTGGAACGGCGTATGCGCTTTGGGGACAAAGGTGGAGACGGCCACATTGACGTCGCCTCCGCCTTCCGTGCCTTTGGCGCAACGTTTGACCTGACGGGCCAGTTCAACAATGGCATCGAGGTCTTCACGGCTTTCCGTGGGCAAGCCCATCATGAAATAGAGTTTGATCAGCCTCCAGCCGAGGGTGTAGATGGTGCGGGCAGTTTCCAGCAGGTCATCGGCTTTGATCCCCTTGTTGATGACATCACGCAGCCGGTCGGTGCCAGCTTCCGGCGCCAGGGTGAAGCCGGTCTTGCGTACCTTGCGAATCTCTTCGATCAAATCTTCGGTCAGCGAACCGACGCGCAGGCTGGGCAGGGACACGGCCACGCGGTCTTCGGCATAACGGGCCATCAGGTGTTTGAGCAGCGGTTCAATGGCCGTATAGTCGCCGCTGGACAGTGACAGCAGTGAGACTTCGTCGTAACCGCTGTTTTCAAGGGCGTTGTCGATGTGTTGGGCGATGGTTTCCGCATTGCGCTCACGCACCGGGCGGTAGATATAACCGGCCTGGCAGAAGCGGCAGCCACGCGTACAGCCGCGGGCAATTTCGACCGCCACGCGGTCGTGAACCGTATGCATGAACGGAATCAGCGGTTTGTCCGGATAGACGGTTGTGTCGAGGTCGGTGATAAAGCGGCGTTTGACGCTTTGCACCTGCGGGTCAAGAGCTGTGCGCTCTTTGATCTGACCTCTATCGTCATAACTGAAGGCAAACAGCTGCGGCAGGTAGATGCCCTCAATCAGTTTCAGACGATCGAAACATTGCTGGCGCGTTTCACCGGCCTGACGACTGTCACGCACGGTTTGACACAGCTCGACAATCACTTCTTCGCCGTCGCCGATCACGGCCAGGTCGATAAAGTCAGCCAATGGTTCCGGGTTATAGGCGCAGGGGCCACCAACGACGATCAGCGGATGGCTCTCATTGCGCTGGTCGCGGCGCAGGGGGATACCGGCCAGCTTGAGCATGGTCAGCACATTGGTGTAACACAATTCATATTGCAGGCTGAAACCGACCAGGTCGAATTTGCCGAGAGGCGTTTGTGATTCCAGCGACATCAGAGGGATATCTTGGTCGCGCATCTCCTGCGCCATGTCCGGCCAAGGGCAATAACTGCGTTCGGCAGCGATCCATTCCTGTTGGTTTAGAACACGGTAGAGAATGGCTGAACCGAGGTGGCTCATGCCGATTTCGTAGGTGTCGGGAAAGGCCAGGGCAAAACGTAGATCCACAGAAGCGGGGTCTTTGTGGATGCTGCCAGCCTCGCCGCCGATATAGCGGGCCGGACGGTTAATGTGCAGCAGAGCGTCGCAGGAATTCATCATTGTCTTTCAAGGGTGTCGTGTTAAATTAGGGAGCTGCTTGATGCACGGATTCCGGCACATGTCCCGATTGGTGCGCAGCCCACGCAATCTACAATGCCGCCTGCGGCACTGACAAGTTTTTTTGTTTTTTTCAACTGTTAAGGAGGAACACATGTCCGAAATCTTTTCCCCCGAGGTGGACCTGCATGTCCACACCATTTCTTCGGGGCATGCGTTCAGTACCATAGAGGAAAATGCTCGAGCCGCTGCAGAGCGAGGCCTCAAGGGGATCGGCATGACCGACCATGGGCCATCGATGCCCGGAGCGCCGCATCTCTATCATTTCATGGTGTTGGGCTTTATCCCGGATACGTTATGCGGTGTGCGCATTTTTCGCGGGATAGAAGCCAATTTGCAGAACGATGGTCGCATCGACCTCGACGACAGCTATTTGCAAAATCTCGATGTGGTTCTGGCCGGGTTTCATGCCGATTGTGGTTATACGGGGACGACCCGCGACGATCATACCCGGACCATGATGTTGGCCATGGAAAATCCGCTGGTGCATATTATCTCCCATCCCGGCAATCCGGAATTCCCGATTGATTATTATGCCGTGGTCCGTCAGGCGGTCGCGACCGGGACCGCTTTGGAGATCAACAGCTCTTCCTTTCGACGGGCGCGGCGGGGCAGTGCACCCAACTGCATGGAGATTGCCCGGCTGTGTGCCGAACAGGGGGCCTTGGTGTCCATCGGCAGTGATGCGCATATTGCTCAGGGGGTTGGAGAGTTCAGTGATTCCCTCCAGGCCTTGATGCAGGTGGGTATTGATCCCGAGCAGATTGTTAATCGAACTCTCGAATCGACCCTGGCATTTCTTGGCCTGGATGGAGAACTGGACGCATGAGACTCTCTTTTGAACGACAATTGATTGCCGATTACGGGCGTAAACTGGTGCAGAGCTGCTTGACGACCGGCAGTGGCGGAAATCTGAGCGTGTTGAATGCTGAAGAAAATCTGATTGCCATTGGTCCCAGCGGGATTGATTATGCGGATGTGTCGGCTCAGGACGTGGTCCTGGTGGATCGCCGGGGAACGGTGGTTGAAGGGCGCTGGAAACCGTCGAGTGAATTGAGCTTTCATCTCGCCCTGTACGATCAGCGCCCTGATGTGCGTGCTGTGGTTCATACCCATTCGGTGTATGCCACCACGATGGCTTGCCTGCATCGTGAGATCCCGGCGGTTCATTATCTGGTCGCTTTTGCCGGCAAAAAAGTTCCCCTGGCACCCTATGCCACCTTTGGTACCCCTGAACTCGCTGAATCGGTACGCGGTCATATTGGTGACAGCAATGCTCTGTTGCTGGCGAACCATGGGTTGGTTGCT
This is a stretch of genomic DNA from uncultured Desulfuromonas sp.. It encodes these proteins:
- a CDS encoding L-fuculose-phosphate aldolase; its protein translation is MRLSFERQLIADYGRKLVQSCLTTGSGGNLSVLNAEENLIAIGPSGIDYADVSAQDVVLVDRRGTVVEGRWKPSSELSFHLALYDQRPDVRAVVHTHSVYATTMACLHREIPAVHYLVAFAGKKVPLAPYATFGTPELAESVRGHIGDSNALLLANHGLVAVGGDLPQAFNVAEEIELVARIYYQACSIGEPVLVADDEMARVVDKFRTYGQQDGAKK